GACGTCACCGGCGCTCGCCAACCTCGCGGCGTACCGGCTCGACGTGCGGCTGTCGGCGCTCGCGGCGGCGATGGGCGCCCGGTATACGCGCTACGCGGATGACCTGGCGTTCTCGGGGGATGCGTCGCTGGCTCGCCGCACCCGAAGACTGCTGCACCTCGTGGGCCTCATCGTCCGTGAGGAGGGCTTCACGCCGCGCGCTGGGAAGACACGGGTGATGTCGCAGGGCACCCAGCAACGGCTCGCGGGCGTCGTGGTGAACGCGCGGCCGTCCATTCCTCGCGCGGACTACGACCGGCTGAAGGCGCTCCTCCATCTGTGCCGGACGCGAGGTCCCGACAGCCAGAACAACACGGGGCACCCTGACTTCCGCGCACACCTGTTGGGGCGTATCGCCTGGGTGTCGCACTTGCACCCCACTCGGGGTGCCCGTCTGCGGGCCCTGTTCGAGCAGATCGCATGGACAGCTTGAGACGGGGGATTGCGCGCGTTCGGTCTGGTGCCGCAGGATTCGCGCCGCGCCGCGCGCTCGTTTGAGGAGTGCCGCGCCTGCTTCGAGGGGAATCACATGATCATCTGGGGTTCGCGGCTCTTCGGTAAAGTCGATGCCGTGCCGGGCTTGGGCTACGTGGCGACCCAGTTCGCGCACATCAACTACCTGCCCCTCTTTCCGATGAAGAGCTGGCTCGTCGTGAGCGAGGAGGGCAATGGCTGGCGTGGGCAGGCCATCCCTCTCAGTTGGAAGTCCGTGCTGGTGGCGTGGGGGCGCGTGGCGCTCATCGCCGCGGCCGCCGTGAGCTTCTTTTCCGGGCTCGGCACGTATGGGGACCATGGCGTGCGCGGCGGCATGCCGTCCTGGGCGCTGACCCTCCTCTTCATCGCGGCAGTCATTGCTTCGTATGTGTGGTCTGGGATTGCCAAGGCGTCGCCGGAGCGCGCGTTGGAGATCGCTCGTCAGGCGGACATCCCCGAATCCAGCCTGGACGAGCTGCGCCGCGCCGCCGAGGCGCCCGTGGCCGCCCCTGTGCCCGCCCAGCGGTGGACTCCTCCCGAGTCCTGAACCGTCCTCCAAGGACCCGAGTCTCCCCGCCATGAGTCACGTCGTCGGTATCGATCTGGGAACCACTCACTCGCTGGTGGCCACGCTGGATGGCTCGGGCCGTCCCACGCTGCTGCCCAACCGGTTGGGGCAGCGCCTTACGCCCTCGGTCGTCGGTCTGGATGCGGAGGGCCGGCTCCACGTGGGGGAATCGGCGCGCGCCCAGTTGCTCGTGCATCCCGAGCGCACCATCGCGGAGGTGAAGCGGCGCATGGGGCTGGACCTGCCCGTGACGCTGGGGGACCGGCGCTATAGCCCCACGGAGGTTTCCGCGCTCATCCTGCGGGCGCTGCGTGAAGACGCCGAACGCGCGCTGGGAGGCGTCGTGACGGAGGCCGTCGTCACGGTGCCCGCGTACTTCAGCGATGCGCAGCGGCAGGCCACCAAGGACGCGGGAGAGCTGGCGGGCCTCAAGGTGGAGCGGCTCCTCAACGAGCCCACCGCCGCCGCGCTGGCGTACGGCGTGGACCACTTGGACGCCGAGCAGTATGTGCTCGTCTATGACCTGGGCGGCGGCACCTTCGACGTGTCCGTGCTGGAGATGTTCCAGGGCGTGTTGGACGTGAAGGCCTCGGCGGGCAACAACCAGTTGGGCGGCAGTGACTTCGACCAGGTGCTGGCGGCCTGGCTCGGCGAGGAGTTCGAGCGGGCCCATGGCGTTTCGCTCAAGGGGAACCTGGGCGCGCAGGTGCGGCTGAAGGCCGCCGCGGAGGCCGCGAAGATCGCGCTCACGACGGTGGAGTCGACGCCGGTCATCGTGCCCTACCTCGCGAACGGACGCGGGGGCTCACCCGCCTCGCTGGAAGTCGAGGTGACGCGCGCCCGCTTCGAGTCGATGGTGGAGAAGCTGGTCCGCTCCACCCTGGAGCCGATGGAGCGCGCGCTGCGTGACGCGAAGCTGTCGCGTGAGTCCATCGCGGAAGTGGTGATGGTGGGAGGCAGCTCCCGCGTGCCGGTGGTGCGTCGTCTGGTGGCGGAGTACTTCGGACGCGCGCCGCGCGATGGCGTGCATCCCGACGAAGCGGTGGCCCTGGGGGCCGCGCTCCAGGCGGGCCTGAAGACGGGGGCGGTGAGTGCCGCGCACGGCATCATGATTACGGACGTGAGCCCCTTCACGCTCGGCGTGGAGGTCCAGACCATGGCGGGCCGGGAGCGGGTCAACGGCGTCTTCTCGCCGCTCATCCCGCGCAACACGACGGTGCCGGTGTCTCGCACGGAGACCTTCGCCACCACGGCGGACAACCAGCGCGCGGTGGAGATTCGCGTGTTCCAGGGCGAGGGCCGGTTGGTCCGCGACAACCTGTTGCTGGACGCCTACACCGTGGAGGGCGTGCCTCCCGCGCGTGCTGGCGCGGAGAAGGTGGCTGTCACCTTCACGTACGACATCAACGGCATCCTCGACGTCACCACGCGAATTGTCTCCACCGGCAAGGAGGCGGTGCTGGTGGTGGACAAGCGCGCGCAGCGGCTGGACCCCGAGCAGCGGAAACAAGCCCGGGAGCGGCTGTCGCGAGAGTGGGATGCGGGTGCCTCTCCGCCCGTCGCCACACCCGCGGCCAAACCGGCTTCCTCGGAGGCCGACGCCGAGGCGCTGCTGGTCGCCGCGACCGAGCGGCTGGCGACCGCGCCGGCCTCGGTGCGTCCCCGGTTGGAGTCGCTGGTGGAGGCCCTGCGTGCGGCTCGGGCGAAGGGGGACCGCGTGGCCGCGGCGCGCCTGGACGCCGAGCTGACGGACCTGCTGTTCGACCTGGGCTGACGCCACGTGCTGCTGACCGAACTCAAACGCGCGGTGGTCCTGAGCCCGTCGACGCCCGCGCCTCGGCTCGCGCTGGCGGAGGCGCTCTTCCAGGAGCGGGACTTCCGTGGCGGCGCGGAGCATGCACGGCGCGCCCTGGACCTGGGCGGTGGTGCGCCCGCGAGGCGTCTGTTGTGCGCGGCGTTGTTGATGGATGGGCGGCGTGATGAAGCGCTGAAGTTGTTGGCGGACTGCCTTGCCAATGCGCCTCGCGACGCGCGGCTCCGCACGGAGCTGGTCGTGTTGCTGGCGGAGGACCGGCCCGACGACGCCCTGGTGCATGCGCTCGAGGCGACGGAGGCTTCTCCAGAGGAACTGGAGCACTGGCGCATCGTGATTGGGTTGTGCCATCGCACGAACCGGCCCGCTCTGGCGCTGCCCGCGCTGAGGCGCGCTCGGAGGCTGTCCCCCGAGGACGCGCGGTTGCGCGAGAAGGTGCTCGGTGCCCGTGCCGCGCTGGGACTCCCTGAGTCCACGGCCATGCTGGACGCCCCGCCGGTAGAGCAGGTCGCGCAGGCGCTCTCGCTGCCCACGGCCCGCGCGGTGATTGCCGAGGCGAAGTTGGAGGCCGCGGCGGTGGCGCTCGGGCGAGGGGCGCTCATGGAGGCCAAGCGGCAGCTCGTGCTGGCGCTCGCGTCCACGCGGACAGGGGCGGCGGCCACTTTCCTTCGCGCGGAGCTCCTGTGGCTGGAAGGCAAGCCCCAGGCCGACGTGGAAGCGGCCCGCCGCGCCGCGTTCGAGGTGCCCGGGGCTCCTGGCGCCGCCGCGTTGCGCTTGGGGGACAGCCGGCTCGAAGCGGGTGACTTGGAGGAGGCGCAGGCGCTCTACGCGCGTGCCGCGGGAAACGGCGAGGCGGCCGTGGCGGCGGGCCGCGAAGCGGAGCTGTCCGAGCGGCGTCGCGAGCTCGCACGGGATGTGCCCGCGGTGGGGCGCATTGGCGTGCTCGGGTGGCATCCCGGCGGCGGACATGTCTCGCCGCTCGAGGCCGTGGCGGTGCCTGGGCGTGGCGTGTTGCGGAGCAGCGGCCACGTGGGGCCCGAGGGCAGGGAGTCCGCCGACGTGGCCTTCAGCGCGGCGCGTTCGCGAGCACCGTTGTTGGGGCTGGGCGACATCGTGAGCCGGTATGACCTGCACCTGCACTACACGGACACCGAGGTGGGCAAGGACGGCCTGTCGAGCGGCCTGGCGTTGGCCCTCGCGGGGCTGTCCGCCTACGCGCAGCGCCCGTTGCTGGCGCGCCTGGCCGCCACGGGAGAGGTGACGCTGTCCGGCGAGGTGCGGAGGGTGGGCGGCGTGCACGAGAAGTTGGTGGCCGCGTACCTGGAGGGGGTTCGCGTGGTGCTGCACCCACGGCGCAACCTCCAGGACGTGGCGACGCTGCCGTCCGAGGTTGCGCGCCACCTGCGACTGGTCGCGGTGGATACGTTGGATGAAGCGTGGCGGGCCGTGCAGACGGCGGCGCGCGCTCCAGGAATGGATCGATGGTGAAAGACGAACCCCGGCGCAGCCCGTATGAGGTTCTGGGCATCGCGGTGGACGCGGACGCGCGCGCCATCAAGAAGGCGTACTTCGAGCGCATTCGTCAGAATCCGCCGGAGACGCATCCGGAGGTGTTCAAGCAGTTGCGCGAAGCCTACGAGCTGCTCTCCGACCCCGAGGCACGTCAGGCCTACGACGCCAGCGCCGCGGCCCAGGCGGAGGGCGGCACTTCGGAGGAGGACGCACGCCTCAAGGAGGCCGTCGACCTGTTCGACGCCGGTGACACCGCCGGAGGCCGCAGCGTCCTGAACCGGATGCTGCTCGAGCAGCCGGACTTCCACCAAGCCCGGCTGCTGCTGGGTCGCAGCTTCTTGTGGGAAGAGGCGCCCGAGGCGGCGCTCACGGAGTTCGACGAGGTGCTGAAGCGCGCGCCCGAGGACTGGCGTGGACACCTGCACCGCGGCTGGGCCCTGAACCGACTGACACGGCTGAAGGAGGCCGCGGACGCCTACTGGCGCGCGGGCAAATACGGCCCGGCGGAGGTGGGTCCT
This genomic window from Myxococcus hansupus contains:
- a CDS encoding S16 family serine protease, whose translation is MLLTELKRAVVLSPSTPAPRLALAEALFQERDFRGGAEHARRALDLGGGAPARRLLCAALLMDGRRDEALKLLADCLANAPRDARLRTELVVLLAEDRPDDALVHALEATEASPEELEHWRIVIGLCHRTNRPALALPALRRARRLSPEDARLREKVLGARAALGLPESTAMLDAPPVEQVAQALSLPTARAVIAEAKLEAAAVALGRGALMEAKRQLVLALASTRTGAAATFLRAELLWLEGKPQADVEAARRAAFEVPGAPGAAALRLGDSRLEAGDLEEAQALYARAAGNGEAAVAAGREAELSERRRELARDVPAVGRIGVLGWHPGGGHVSPLEAVAVPGRGVLRSSGHVGPEGRESADVAFSAARSRAPLLGLGDIVSRYDLHLHYTDTEVGKDGLSSGLALALAGLSAYAQRPLLARLAATGEVTLSGEVRRVGGVHEKLVAAYLEGVRVVLHPRRNLQDVATLPSEVARHLRLVAVDTLDEAWRAVQTAARAPGMDRW
- a CDS encoding Hsp70 family protein, whose amino-acid sequence is MSHVVGIDLGTTHSLVATLDGSGRPTLLPNRLGQRLTPSVVGLDAEGRLHVGESARAQLLVHPERTIAEVKRRMGLDLPVTLGDRRYSPTEVSALILRALREDAERALGGVVTEAVVTVPAYFSDAQRQATKDAGELAGLKVERLLNEPTAAALAYGVDHLDAEQYVLVYDLGGGTFDVSVLEMFQGVLDVKASAGNNQLGGSDFDQVLAAWLGEEFERAHGVSLKGNLGAQVRLKAAAEAAKIALTTVESTPVIVPYLANGRGGSPASLEVEVTRARFESMVEKLVRSTLEPMERALRDAKLSRESIAEVVMVGGSSRVPVVRRLVAEYFGRAPRDGVHPDEAVALGAALQAGLKTGAVSAAHGIMITDVSPFTLGVEVQTMAGRERVNGVFSPLIPRNTTVPVSRTETFATTADNQRAVEIRVFQGEGRLVRDNLLLDAYTVEGVPPARAGAEKVAVTFTYDINGILDVTTRIVSTGKEAVLVVDKRAQRLDPEQRKQARERLSREWDAGASPPVATPAAKPASSEADAEALLVAATERLATAPASVRPRLESLVEALRAARAKGDRVAAARLDAELTDLLFDLG